TCGCTGAAATTTACGTTCTAAGTAACGGTTCATCGAACGAGATTAGGAGACATCTCGAACGAAATGGTATACTGGACTACTTTAAAGGGATATTTAGTGCAGAGAATGTTAAAGAATATAAGCCCTCGCCAAAGGTATACAAGTATTTTCTAAATGCCGTAGGCAGTAGTGAGGCGTATCTGGTTTCATCAAATCCGTTTGATGTAATCGGAGCGAAGAATGCTGGGATGAAAGCTGTTTACGTTAATAGAAGAAACTTGCTTATGGATCCTTTAGGATACGAACCAGATGCTGTGGTTAAAGACTTTAGAGAATTATACGAATGGCTCTCATATCGTGTAAGCTCCAAATAAGTCTTAATTTACTTTGATTTCCCTCTTTTTCTTTTTGCTTATACTTTGCGTATTATAGGGGCTTTCGGGCAATGATCTAAGATACTAGTGAATATCGGTAAAAAAACGTTTTTACCTATTTGTAGGATTTAAATTTATGAAGGTTTATGAGATTCCGTTAAGATTCGTCAAGTCTTTTTTAATAGAAACTAACGATAATGAGATGATTCTAGTTGACGCTGGTACTCCTGGAAGCGGGAGGTCAATAATTGAGGCAATTAATAAGATGGGAAAGAATACTAATAGAATAAAATATGTTATCTTTACCCATTCTCATGTTGATCACATTGGAGGAGCCTATGAGGTAAAAAGCTTGATAGGTGATGCTAAATTTGGAATCGATGAAAATGGTTCTGATTATTTAAAGAATGGAAAGGTTAGAGAACCCGTTCTTCATTCTTCATTAATGAAATTCTTATTTACTATCGGAAAGCCTTTTCTATTTAGAAGATTCAATGGGGTAAACGTTGATTTAACCCTAGAGGAGGGAGAACTAGTTAAGGGAGTTGAGATAGTAAAAACGCCTGGCCATACTAACGATTCAATTTCAATTTATTTACCGGAATTAAATGCGATATTAGTAGGAGATACTCTGCAGGGCACAAAAAATGGTCTAAAATATCCTAACATTTATGAAAACTTCGAAGAATTGCTAAAGAGCGTGGAGAAAATAAAGTCATTTAAGCCATCCATGGTCTATGTATCTCATGGAATTAGTTCCTTCAAATTTCTAGTATAGACACTATCTTAAAATTACTAAGAAAGTATTGTGTTATGAGTCAAGCATTAAAAGTTTTACTATTATAATTTCTTAATAAAGATTTAATCTAATATTTGTAATAAGCATCACCTTACACGGAGTACCTTAATAAGGACAGAAGTGGGAATCCTTCTACGAATTCATAGCGTGAATTGGTTAGGGATGATGGTATGTAATCTCTCAATTGCTTTTGGATTATTTAATGGAAAACATAAATAGTTAGAGGGTTAACTGTTAATTATGAACTCAAGTAACTTGGCACTTATGGTTATTGTATTGGGAACCTTAATGTCTGCAGTTGATACTACTATAGTACTTTTAGCAATTCCTTCAATAGTCGAGGAACTACATACTGATCTATTTACAATTCTCTGGGTGATTATCCTTTATCTATTAGTTATAGCAGTTTTTACGACTCAATTAGGTAGATTAGGTGATATATATGGGAGAGCTAAACTTTACAACCTAGGCTTTGCAATTTTTACCTTAGGCTCTGCATTATGTGGTGCATCTCCCACTGCAATCTCTCTCGTAGCATTTAGAGGTATTCAAGGTATAGGTGCTGCGATGCTACAAGCAAATTCTGGCGCTATAATAGCTGATATCTTTCCTCCTAATAGAAGAGGGAGAGCGTATGGTTATACTTCAATTGGTTGGAATGCTGGAGCAACCTTAGGAATTGTTTTAGGAGGTTTTATAACTACCTTTATAGGTTGGCGGTACATATTTTACATAAACGTACCCATAGGGATTGTTGCCATAATTTTAGGTTTAAGGTATATAAAAACCCTTGAAACTAGAAAGGTTAAGTTGGACATTGCGGGAATGGCATCATTACTCGTTTCTCTATCATTAATAGTTTATGGTGCAGCTGACATTGCTGGATATGGAATTAGATTGTTGAATATTGTGTTCATATCTGCTGGTGCAATTGTTCTGTTGATCTTTCTCTTAATCGAACGAAGGCAAGAATTTCCAATTATTGACTTAAGAGCGTTTAAGAGCAATAGGGTCTTCACATTTTCTTTACTAGCATCGTTCTTGCAAACTACGGGGTATCTTGCAACTGCGTTTATCATTATAATGTACTTGCAGGGGATTAGAGCCTTATCACCATTCTCTGCATCTCTCTTATTAGTGCCCGGATATGTTTTAGCTAGCCTCGTTTCGCCATTTACTGGTAGGTTATCAGATAAGATAGGTGCTAGAATACCAGCTACCATTGGTTTGGCTTTAATGATAGGTGCCATATTGATCTACCTAAATCTAACATTAACAACTCCACTTTTCGTTATCATATTAGCATCAACTATAGGTGGTTTAGGTTCATCACTATTCTTTCCGGCAAATAACAGTGCAATAATGGCAAATGCTCCAAGAGGCTTTTATGGTGGAGCTTCTGGTTTAGCTAGAACTCTATCGAACATAGGAACTATATTAAGTTATACAATAGCTATAAGTATCTCTTCGGTTGTAGTTCCTAGATATGTTGCATTTGAAGTCTTCTTAGGCACTTCAAACCTTATAGGCGGTGTAGCTTCAGCTTTTTTAACTGGGCTAAAATCCGCATTCTATGTTTCATTGGGGATCTTAATATTAGCCTTAATATTCTCAGCAATTAGAGGTAAAGAGATTAGAGAAAAACTCTCAGATAAACCATAAATAGTTTTTTAGATAATGTTTCTCCTTCTTATTCTCTTGTCTTTCATTTTCTTCTTCTCCTAGTCATAAATAATGTTATAATTATTACCGCTAGCACTATTACAATTAATAATATTATTATCGTGATTGACGCATTTGTTTCATTATTAGCTGTGGAGGGATAGTTTAGAGCATCTATGACGAACATTGCAGACGACCACGTTAATGGTGAAGTGGTAGGTAACGGATATAGCGTATTAGGGTCCAAAGCCTCCGGTAATAGACCATTTTGTGAGTGGTCATATGTCCAGTACAATATATTTAAAGCTTCATTTACCTTGCCTATTTTTTCTAAATATAAGGCCTCAAACAAGGTGGTGATTATCCAAGGCGGTTCAGGTCCACTACTGTCATAAAGATACTCTGAGTAATGATAAAGATCATCTGGAAATCTAGCTAGACCACCACTTCTATTAAGATCACTCACTACTGTATTAAAATTACTTACACTATAATTTGAGGAAAGAGATAAGTAACCTAGATCTATTGGTAGCAACGTTGCTGCATCTATTGAGGGTGGTTCTGGGGACAGAACTATTTCATTTTTACCATTCTCAAATATTACGGAGGTGCCTAATGCGGACGCGAAGTAATTATTATTCCAGAAGTGATTTAGTATGCTTTCATTTAATTCTCGCTCTGCTAGAACTATAGAAGAATCGTTAATGCCAAGAATCTCATATATTTTAATTACACTCTCTAATCCTATATCATTAATAGCTTCAGTCCAGAAATGATATGCGTTTCTGTCTTCCCACACACTAAGATCTGGAGGAAGCAAATGGTATTTAGACTGGTTTATTTCAGTAATTTGATATTCGACACTTTTATTTATTGTCGGTAATATTTGCTTTAGAAAGGTAATATTATTGGTAAGTATATAGTAATTATAAACACCTAGCTCAAATAATCCTATACTGTCTAACTCGTCTATCCCAAATGATGTGTCAGGTTGACCATTATAAAAGTTGTATCTTGTATACCACACACCCGGTTGTATTTGCACGGCATTACTCATCCAAAGCCAAAACTTTAATGCAGACTGGTAATGACCAGCATCTTGTAGGGCAATTGCACTAAAAGCAGAATCTCTTATCCACGAATACAAATAGATAGGACTAGGAGACGCAGCAAATGTTCCTAAATATGGGTTTTGGTCGTCCTTGATCAACAAAAGGGAAAGATAATACTCTCTTAGAAGAGCATGAGGTAATTTTGGAAGTTTAGACGCGTTAAGCCATTCTGATACTTCATAATCATTTAATTTAATTAAATTAGATATATTACGATTTGGAATATTGCCGATACTTAATTCGACGAACCATTTTCCTTCATTTATACTTAAGTTAAGGAGATTTTTCTCGATTTTGTAACTAGTATTTGTGTATATGAAAATTTGAGGGCTTTCATTAATGAGTAGAGTGTCTCTATTAATTTGCACTATACTTGTATTTGATGAAATTATTATAGAAGAGCCACTACTCATTTTTAAAAGGAGTAACACATAAGGAGTTTTAGGGGGCATTAACACGGAGATATTTCCTTTATTAGATACTAGGATAATCGTATTATTAAGATTTAAGAAGGCTGATTTGGTTTCAATATTAATGTTTAAGCTTACATTTAGTATACCTTTATTAGAAACGTAAATATTTCTTACAGACGTGTTAAAAATGGGGAAGCCGTTAAGTTGCGGATTTGGTATAGGTACTCCAGTCACGACCCAAATTGACTGATTATCCCAATTATTTAATAGGAGATACGAGGGTGAGTTGTATTGCTGCACTTGGGTATTAGATAGAAGTATTATATGGTTAAATAAGATAGAAATAATTAATAAAAAAACTATAATTCGTTTTCTCACTTTTCTTTCACTTTTTCTGAATCTTCAAGTAAAAGATTTCTTTCACTTATAGCGTCAAAAAGTGCTATTTTATCAGTGTCCATAAGGATTTTTACATTATCACCCCTTTCCCTCCTAGATAGGGACTTCTCCAAAACTCTGATCACACTTTCACCAATCTTTACATGAATAATGCTATATGGTCCCAATTCCTCTACCATTTCTACGGTTCCTTCCATTACCCCTTTATCTGCGATTTCCAAATCTTCTGGCCTAATCCCCACTATGACTTTCTGGCCATTTTTAACTAAACTCTTATATTCCCTTGGGATTTCTATCTTATAATTTTCTATAACTATTGAATCTCCTTGAATCTCCCCCTTGAGTAAGTTCATTGGCGGGTTCCCTAAAAACCCACCTACCCAGGCATTATTAGGTCTTTTATAAATATCCATAGGATCACCATAAGCCTGAATAATACCACTATGGAGTATTGCAAGTTTGGTGGCTAAGCTTAAAGCTTCCACTTGATCATGTGTTACATATATTATTGTAGGCTTAAGCTCACGCTGAAGTTGTTTCAGTTCTTCTCTTGCTACTACTCTCACCTGGGCATCTAAGTTAGATAATGGCTCATCCATTAATATTATATCTGCCCCCTTAACCAAGGCTCGTGCTATTGCAACTCTTTGCATCTGTCCTCCGCTTAATTGGCTAGGCTTTCTATCTAGTAAGTTATCTATTCTTAACATCTGTGCAACTTCTAGTACTCTTTTTCGTATTTCCTCTTTAGATATATGTAATATCTTTAATGGAAATGCTATGTTATCATAAACTGTCATAAACGGATATATAGCATAATTTTGTGGAACCATCGCTACTTTTCTATCTTTAGGCGGTAAGTCGTCAACCAACTCTCCTCTTAGATATACATGCCCTTTATCTTGCTTTAACAAGCCTGATATTATCTTTAAAATTGTACTCTTACCTTCACCTGATGGTCCTAAAACTACAACGAATTCTCCTTTTTCGATATCAAGATTTATTCCCTTAAGTACCTCGACTTTCTTCTTCTTTTCTTCATACTCTTTCCAAATGTTTTCTAACTTTACGTAACTGGTCATTGTTTCACACCTGCCAGATTACTATACGCACGAGTCATCATTCTCTGCGAAACTATGAATAGTGCCATTAATGGTATACCCATAATTACTGCTCCAGCTGCGAATATATTATATGCTGGAGCGCTGGCTTGATTTAATAGTCCTGCCATGTAATATAACCCTATTGTAGCAGTCCATTCTTTTACGTTAGGCAAAAGAAATGAGTAAGCTAATGCAAAGTCTAGATAAGCTCCACTAAAACCCAATAAAGCAGTTAAAGCTACAACTGGCAATGCTAACCGCATAACTATTCTTAAAAAGGCTCCAAATCTAGATAGCCCATCTACCATAGCTATTTCCTCATATGAGGGAGGAATGGAATCTATACTTAACTTTGCTATGAATGCAGCAAAAATAGAAGTTCCCGGAGTATATGCTAATATTAGTCCAATATAGTTAAGTAGATGGAGTTTAGCAAATAACAAATAAAGAGGTACTGCTGTAGCTGTATATGGAAAGAAGGTAACAATGTAAATAAATGTTGCTAAGATCTTCTTAGCTGGTACATCTAGCCTAGATAACGCATACCCCGTTAGTAATGCTAGCAGTACAGAGATAATTGCAGTTGATGAAGCTAGAATTAGGCTATTTCTAGTCCATAGTGCAAAAGACCCCCCGTATAAGTTGGTAGTAAGTAGATATTTGTAAGCTGTGAAGTAAATATGCTTAGGTAATAAATCTGAAATAGCTAAGGAAATTATGTTAGGAGCATTACTAAATGAGGTCATAAAAACGTAATATAGGGGAAATATGGAAAATGCTGCCATTACTATTAATACTAGATAAGATATAAATAATCTTAAAATTTTGAATAATTTATATTTTTTAATTCCCATCACGAAATTCACCTCAAGCAAATGAGTCCAAAATTCGTGTATACTTGATCACAATTATACCTAAGATAATTACAAAAATTGTTGATATTATTGACCAAGCTGCAGCTAGAGAGAAATTATTATAACTAAACGCTTCTTGATAGGCGTACACTATAAATGTTTCGGTTGAGGTCCCTGGACCTCCGCCAGTCAGGATATAAATTGGATAGAAATTATTCCAGGTAAATACGAAACTAGTTATAAATACAAAAGCTAACGTTCTTTTGAGCGAAGGTAAAGTTATTGTGAAGAACTTAGTAAACGCATTGGCCCCATCTAAATCAGCAATGTCATATAGTTCTCTCGGTATACTTTGAAGAGCCGAGTAAAATACCGTCATAAAATATGGAAAGGAAAGCCAATCATTAGTAACTATCAATTCTATCCATGCGTCTGTGGTTGAGGTAAGTGAATTTATTTTAGGTAAATGAAGCATAGGTAAAATCAGCTTATTCATCATTCCGTAGGGATCCACCCATAACCCTTGCCATATTAAAATTGATATAAATCCGGGAAATGCCCAGGGTAATATCAGAATAGCGTAAAATACTGATCTTCCTTTAAGGTCAGTTTGATTGAGTATTAAAGCTAATACGAACCCCAAAGCCATCATAGTTACTAAACTACCAATAGTCCATATTAACGTGTTTGATAGTAATTCAAAGAAGTAACCGTACTTAAATATTATAACATAATTTTCTAGTCCAACATAATTATAACGTAGAAAGTGCAATAGGCTTAAATTCGTGAATGAAATGTACACAGAATATATCAGTGGAAATATGAAAAGAAACAATGTAACTGCAATTATTGGCACTATATAAAAAAGAGAATATATCTTTTCTTTTTTCAATTTTTAGATCACCACCTTCTTTTAGGTAGTATTAAGGTTGCCATCGGAGTTAATATTATCGAAACTACTATTAGTAAATATTGCAAAGGTGAAATTATAGGCAGTGGTAAAATTTGCGATAATAGGCCATTTTGTACAAGCGCTTGCACGAATGCTTGTTCCATCCCTTGAGCTGCTTGTGTAGCGTTTATCTTACTTGCAAAGAACTCACTAGCATATTGATGGAATGAGTTCCAATAGTAGGCCATTTGGGGTATGTTAGGAAATTGCTGACCATATTGTGCTTGCTCCAATATACCTTCCATTATCTGATTTAAATAACTTGGTTGTAACATTCCTTCTTTTAATTGAGTTAGAGCTTCGTTATAGGCTTGTAAATTAGCAGGTATATCGTGGGCAACTTCCCACAATCTTAGGTCAGCTTCGTAATTAGTAAAGAATAGAGCGAATATTATGCCCGCTTTAATTTGCAGTGGAGTAGCCCCGCTTGCTTGAGGTGTAGATATTAAAAATCCAGTTGATCCTATGAACGGTTCTGCTCTTAATCCAGTCTGACTAACCACTGGAAGTGGAGCAGCTCCTAAATTAGGTCCTAAAGCTTGCAAATAAGTGTTTAGATCCCAAGGTCCATCAAATATGATAGCCGTTTTATTTGCTACGAATAATTGTCCTTCTGCACCTCCTGCACCAGTAGAAGGAGCTAAGTAGTTAACCTTAAGATTATATGTTAAATTGTACCAGAAGTTCAACGCGTTAATCATCGCGGTGCTATTCAAAGCTGGCATAACTTTACCATTATTATTACTAAATATTTGTCCTCCAAATCCTGCGAACCAAGCGGCAAATCTATAGCCATATTCATCTCCAGCTCCATATGCTATTCCCCATATGTGATATGTTTTATTAACGGATTCAGCTATTTGAACTAATTGTGCAGTCGTATTAGGTGGATAAGGAACGAATTGCTTATTATAAAACATAACAATATAGTTTACATTATCTGGAAGTCCATATAAAGAGCCGTTCAATTCCCAATCTTTTATTGCAGTTGGAACATATAATGATGTTATGCTAGGCGGTAAATATTGTGAAAGATTTAATACTAATCCTGCTGCAAATAACGCACCACCCGAATCACTACTATCTCTATATACTATCGGTGCTTGTCCAGCTTTTGCTGCTGTTTCAAATTGCGAAACACCTACTCCAACGCCGTATGTTACTTGAACATGTATCCATGGGAACTCCTGCTCAAATTGACTTAAGGTCTCATTAAAAGCTTGGTTTTCTGAGGCACTATAACTGTTCCATACTGTTATAGTAACTGGTGTAGAAGGTGGCGATGTAAGACCTACTAAACTCATTAGAGCTTGTGGATTGGTAGTGTTCAAGTTAATTGAAGATGTAGTTGAGGAAGAAGTTGTAGATACCGATGATGAAGTTGTAGAGGAAACAGGTGATGAATGTCGCATGCTCATATACGCATATATGCCTCCTATAGCTACTATTATTATCACAACTATTATTATAGCTAGTATTGTTCTCGAAATTCCCCTATTTATTTTCAATTTCTTTCTCAACCTTGAGGCACCTCTGCTTTATTTTTCTTTACACAGTTATAAAAGCCTTGCTTATGTTTATGTCTTAAATTGTCTATAATGATAATTGATTTCATTTTTATTAGTTGGAAGTTATATTGCGGATATTTATCCAATTATAATTAAAAAAGTTCTTTTATCTCTTAGTGTGATCATCAGGCTATAAGTTTTGGGATTATGCCCTTATCCCATAATACTAGGGCTACTGATTACATCAACACTTCTAGACTTCTATTAACAGTCTTTATGCGACGTTTTAATCTAGCTAGATTATCCCTCAATGAGAAGTAATCCCTCGTTTGGATTCACTGGTGATATTACAACGTGGTTAGGTAACCAATAATACGCGTTATAATCATCACTTACCCACGCCCTATATTTAGGAAAATATTTTCTTATCTCGTTGAAGGTCTTATTATCAGTATCACCAACGGAGAAAACTACTTACATTCCCTTATTCAAGTAGACAGAACATGTGAAAATCCACTTTTAGAAAGCCTTCTTAGCCAGCTCCCTTATGATAATAACGCTTACCATTTTCAATAAATTGCTTATCATTATTCCTGCATTAAGTATTCTCGCTTACTTTAACCTTATCCTTCTTAGCAACATAATGACCACCGCAAGAAGAACATAAAATATCTCTCCTATGAACAAACTTACTACCCTCTTCCTATTTCTCTCACTTATAAGTCATACTACCTTATGCAAAAATTTAAACCTTCGTGACGACGCTATGTCTTATCTTATGTAATTTTTTGGAATCGTTCAATACATATAAAAAAATATATAGGTTTATAAAAGAAAAGTTTATAATGATAAATTAGCATCTTTTCTTCCATGCGAGGTATTCCCATAAAAAGTTCATTAACAATATTACTAATAATAGGATTAGTTACTCAAACAGTTTTCTTGATAGCATCGTCGCAAACTGTGAACGTAAATTTTAATGTTACGAATAGCGGTATTGTGACAATCTACATTTCCGGTTTACCGCAAAACAACGTTGTAATTTTACATTATGGAATAGAAAATGGACCTCAGCAAGCATGGATAAATATATCTAATGCTATAATGACTTGGAATGGTGAAAATTTCAGCGCGTCAATAGGGCCTTTTCCTAATGGAACTTGGATAGCCTGGGTATTTTATGATAATACTACTGGGGAGTGGATAAATTACGATAATCATCCTTTCTGGAACTGGAATCTAGAGGTTAATCCGCCTAATGTGGGGCAAACTTATGCTACGGTATTACAAAACGGATCAATATTAATAACTACAGTGGGAAGAGCTCCAGATATGATAGATATTCATTATGGATTAACCACTGGCCCTCAAACTGGCTTACCGTGGACCAATATAACAGATGAGTTAATGTCGTATAACCCATTGTGGGGCAATTACACTATCATAATAGGCCCCTTTAAACCAGGACAATGGGTTCAATGGGTTTATCATGACTTAACATTAAATGAATGGTATCATAACGCATCAGGTCAAAATTTTGCCATACAAGATGTATATTCGTATATCCAATTCATTAACTCGTCATATGATAGATTCGTTTATGTTGAGGGGCAAAAGGTAAGTATTTCCTTATATCTGCAAAATGGACTACCCCAAGAAGTTAATTCACTGATTTCAATACAAGTAGCAGGTAATCAATATAATTATTCTACCTTACTAAAGCCGGGCTATAATTTAGTAATGGTGACCTTAGATACATCTAGAATCCCGCAAGGTATATATTACCCTTCTCTAGACATATATGTTAATGGATCTCTACAAAGAGAGGCTGTATTGCCAGCTCTCTACATTCTTAATGTCACTGGTAAAAAACCGCTAAGTCTAGTGATAGTTTGGAATATGCATCAGCCCTTATATATAGCGCCAAATGGTAGTTGGGAGCAACCTTGGGTTTGGTTACATACTGGTCAAGATTTTGAATGGAATGGAAGTTTGGTGGGTGCTTACGAATTACAAGCATTATTACTAAACCAATTTAACGTTAGCGTTACCATAGATTTTACGCCAGTTTTATTATATCAATGGGAGACAATACTTCATGAAGAAAACGCTACCTTTACTTCTAATTTCGGAATAAATACTTTACATGATATTGAGGCTGTAAATTATACTCTTAGTCTCTATAGGAGCTTAATAGATGAAGGTAAGGTCGAGGTTCTGACGGTACCCTTTTATCACCCATTACAACCGTTATTACTTCAAGACGGCTACTGGAGTGATGTCTTATCTCAAATAAGAATGGGAGAAAATCTCACTCATGAAGTTTTTGGTGTTTGGGCTAATGGTACGTGGACGCCTGAAATGGCCTTTGACATGGACCTAGTAGGTTTATATAATGAAAGCAATATATCATTTACCATACTAGATCAGCAAGCGTTTTTGCCTTATGTTACGTTAGTCAAAGGTTCATTAAATCCAGATCAACCTTTTATTGTAGAAAATAACTTAGGTCAGACTATTATAGTTTTATTTAGAAATACCACACTATCTAACGAATTCGGCTTCAAGTTCTTTAGCCAATCTCCTCAGCTTACCGCCCAAGAACTCATACAACAACTTGCTCAAATTTATATGAATAATCCGGGTAGTATAGTTACTGTAGCGTTAGATGGT
The nucleotide sequence above comes from Sulfolobus tengchongensis. Encoded proteins:
- a CDS encoding glycoside hydrolase — encoded protein: MRGIPIKSSLTILLIIGLVTQTVFLIASSQTVNVNFNVTNSGIVTIYISGLPQNNVVILHYGIENGPQQAWINISNAIMTWNGENFSASIGPFPNGTWIAWVFYDNTTGEWINYDNHPFWNWNLEVNPPNVGQTYATVLQNGSILITTVGRAPDMIDIHYGLTTGPQTGLPWTNITDELMSYNPLWGNYTIIIGPFKPGQWVQWVYHDLTLNEWYHNASGQNFAIQDVYSYIQFINSSYDRFVYVEGQKVSISLYLQNGLPQEVNSLISIQVAGNQYNYSTLLKPGYNLVMVTLDTSRIPQGIYYPSLDIYVNGSLQREAVLPALYILNVTGKKPLSLVIVWNMHQPLYIAPNGSWEQPWVWLHTGQDFEWNGSLVGAYELQALLLNQFNVSVTIDFTPVLLYQWETILHEENATFTSNFGINTLHDIEAVNYTLSLYRSLIDEGKVEVLTVPFYHPLQPLLLQDGYWSDVLSQIRMGENLTHEVFGVWANGTWTPEMAFDMDLVGLYNESNISFTILDQQAFLPYVTLVKGSLNPDQPFIVENNLGQTIIVLFRNTTLSNEFGFKFFSQSPQLTAQELIQQLAQIYMNNPGSIVTVALDGENPLIFNPTTGPADLYAIYQALSQYQGQWLITQTASEAIATHKPYSVITNLPVNSWDLNLNYWNNGYVGKTEIWQNLSVAREYLVAYTILVGDNISPTVYLPFDKTPNSTGLVDTLWNYLYVAEGSDWTWQTGPPAFGPNWFKEQALLYTSTIVSMVKKQFNLIKLENIKISGNTLKFTVYNGINSSIHLTLVISYNNGQQRIEIPAILNYGKTDFKLKLSNLNSSSQIQIALYSPVTSADMGLTLIPINSYGFLIAQYQFTVSTISSSSSTETYLIVGLSVIAVLIMVIELIMLKRSHS